A region of the Candidatus Nanosynbacter lyticus genome:
AAAGCCATAACAGCTTTAATTGTATGCATACGATTTTCCGCTTGATCAAATACTATCGAATGCGGCGAGCGGAACACCTCATCCGTAACTTCCATAGAATCTAGACCAAAATCTTCCTGAACCTTCTTGCCGGTAATCGTCAATGCGTCGTGGAATGCTGGCAAACAGTGCATGAACTTAACTTCAGGATTTCCCGTCAGGTTAATCATGTCACGATTGACCTGGAAGTGGCGCAATTGATTGATACGCTCAGCAAACTTATCCTCCTCGCCCATTGAAACCCAAACATCGGTGTAAATCACGTCAGCACCACGCAAGGCTTCTTCGAAGTTGTCGGTAATGGTAATACGCGCATGACTTGACCTGGCGAAGTGGCGAGCCTTGTCAACAAGAGCTTGCTCCGGATGTAGTTCACGAGGCGCCAAAATACGGAAATCAAGACCCATAATTGCCGATCCAATCATCAGGGAATTTGCCATATTATTACGGCCATCACCCACAAACACTAATTTGGTGCCTTTGAGCTTACCAACATGCTCCTCAATAGTCATGAAATCAGCCAAAATCTGTGTTGGATGGAATTTATCGGTCAAGCCGTTCCATACCGGCACGCCTGCATGCTTCGCCAAATCTTCCACCGTTTTATGATCAAAACCGCGAAACTCAATACCGTCAAACATCCGACCCAGTACCTTAGCCGTATCTTCGACTGTTTCTTTTTTACCGAGCTGAATGTCATCTTTACCAAGATATTCTGGCGCAATGCCCAAATCATTAGCCGCCACCGTAAAAGCGCAGCGTGTCCTGGTCGAGGTTTTTTCAAATAGCAATGCCACATTTTTGCCTTCGTGAATTCGATGTGATACACCAGCATACTTTAATCGACGATACTCACGCGCCGTATCTAAAAGTAGGCGGATTTCTTCTGCTGTATAGTCACCTAAGGTTAAAAGTGACCGACCTTTCAAACTCTGAGCCATTAAAATACATCCTCTCTCACTAGCGGCATACTCATACAGCGTGGACCGCCACGACCACGACCAAGCTCAGCACCAGCAACTTCAATAACTTGAATGCCCTGCTCGCGCAACTTTTGGTTAGTAACGTAGTTGCGATCATACGTTACCACCACTCCCGGTGCAATTGCCAAAGTGTTGGAGCCGTCATTCCACTGCTCACGAGCAGCCGCGATTGGATCACCACCGCCACATTCAATTAACGTAACGCTCGGCAGACCCAACGCTACTCGCAAAACATGCTCAAGGTCTGTCTCA
Encoded here:
- the argF gene encoding ornithine carbamoyltransferase; the encoded protein is MAQSLKGRSLLTLGDYTAEEIRLLLDTAREYRRLKYAGVSHRIHEGKNVALLFEKTSTRTRCAFTVAANDLGIAPEYLGKDDIQLGKKETVEDTAKVLGRMFDGIEFRGFDHKTVEDLAKHAGVPVWNGLTDKFHPTQILADFMTIEEHVGKLKGTKLVFVGDGRNNMANSLMIGSAIMGLDFRILAPRELHPEQALVDKARHFARSSHARITITDNFEEALRGADVIYTDVWVSMGEEDKFAERINQLRHFQVNRDMINLTGNPEVKFMHCLPAFHDALTITGKKVQEDFGLDSMEVTDEVFRSPHSIVFDQAENRMHTIKAVMALTL